One genomic window of Ilyobacter polytropus DSM 2926 includes the following:
- a CDS encoding DUF6148 family protein, giving the protein MYTLAEAKEKLRMWLDAEEAIAVAGQEYEINNGRRLTRADIREVGKRIDYWKRQVAILEGKTRRSFRAIPRDV; this is encoded by the coding sequence ATGTATACGTTAGCGGAAGCAAAAGAAAAACTTCGAATGTGGCTGGATGCAGAGGAGGCCATAGCGGTAGCCGGTCAGGAATATGAGATAAACAACGGACGTAGGCTGACAAGGGCTGACATAAGAGAGGTGGGGAAGAGAATAGACTACTGGAAAAGACAAGTGGCTATACTTGAAGGAAAAACAAGGCGGAGCTTTCGGGCAATACCTAGAGATG
- a CDS encoding phage terminase large subunit family protein: MQEKTKKLFRNSLKGLAPPLSLSISQWSDSYRYLSSESSAEMGKWNTDRAPYQRKMMECITDPLVFEITVMTSSQVGKTEILLNAIGRYMHLDPCPMMVVQPTVEMAKTFSKDRVAPMVRDTPSLKKLVKDSRSRDSGNTVMQKMFPGGHITFVGANSPSALASRPIRIILADEVDRFPKSAGDEGDPLTLAEKRTTTFWNRKHIRVSTPTIKNISKIEKLYLKSSQEKWCLPCPSCGEYQPLEWDRVKWGEGIDGIVMQCEYCGALHGEREWKSKKQLNGKWIAKEPDNRHKGFHINELASPFKTWEQIKKDFYESKNDTEKLKAWTNTSMGQTWEEETGDVIDYQSLFDKRIPYAAEVPDDVLILTAGVDVQDDRLEIEVVGWGLGEKSYGIAYEKFIGNPAKDKVWDELEEYLKRDFKYIDGEKIKIINTCIDTGGHHTKRTYDFIAPRQNSLRVYGIKGRGGDGIPIINKVRKDKKNMIDLIPLGVNALKDLVYSRLKIESGPGACYFPSNLNRNYDIKYFMGLTAEAKDIKDGKIIWKKIRERNEPLDLRNYATAAFALLRINLERLAEERELNKGQEVGSYKTVKARPKRSISKGVK; the protein is encoded by the coding sequence ATGCAGGAGAAGACCAAGAAACTATTTAGGAATTCATTAAAAGGACTTGCACCGCCACTCTCTCTTAGTATAAGCCAATGGTCTGACAGCTATAGATATCTATCCAGTGAATCATCTGCTGAAATGGGGAAATGGAATACAGACAGAGCACCATATCAAAGAAAGATGATGGAATGTATAACAGACCCCCTGGTATTTGAGATAACTGTAATGACCTCAAGTCAAGTAGGTAAAACGGAGATACTTCTAAATGCAATAGGGAGATATATGCACCTAGATCCGTGCCCGATGATGGTAGTCCAGCCAACAGTGGAAATGGCCAAGACTTTTAGTAAAGACAGGGTGGCGCCTATGGTAAGAGATACTCCCTCGTTAAAGAAACTGGTTAAGGATTCAAGGAGTAGGGATTCTGGAAACACGGTTATGCAGAAAATGTTTCCAGGAGGACATATAACTTTTGTCGGAGCAAATTCTCCAAGTGCCCTGGCTTCAAGGCCAATAAGAATAATTCTTGCTGATGAGGTTGATAGATTCCCAAAGTCAGCAGGTGATGAAGGGGATCCACTGACACTTGCAGAGAAAAGGACAACTACTTTTTGGAACAGAAAGCATATAAGGGTTTCTACTCCTACTATCAAGAATATTTCTAAGATAGAAAAACTTTATCTGAAATCTTCTCAAGAAAAATGGTGCCTCCCATGTCCAAGCTGTGGAGAATATCAGCCTCTTGAGTGGGATAGAGTCAAATGGGGTGAAGGAATAGACGGGATAGTAATGCAGTGTGAATACTGTGGAGCTCTCCATGGAGAAAGAGAGTGGAAAAGTAAGAAGCAGCTTAATGGTAAATGGATAGCGAAGGAGCCGGATAACAGGCACAAAGGATTTCATATTAATGAGCTGGCTTCACCTTTTAAGACTTGGGAGCAAATAAAGAAAGATTTTTATGAGTCCAAGAATGATACTGAAAAACTCAAGGCATGGACTAATACATCTATGGGGCAGACCTGGGAAGAAGAGACTGGAGATGTTATTGATTATCAAAGCTTATTTGATAAAAGAATACCTTATGCAGCAGAGGTTCCAGATGATGTACTAATTCTTACAGCCGGAGTAGATGTCCAGGATGACAGACTTGAAATAGAAGTAGTGGGATGGGGGCTTGGAGAAAAATCTTACGGAATAGCTTATGAAAAGTTTATAGGTAATCCCGCCAAAGACAAAGTGTGGGATGAACTGGAAGAGTATCTAAAACGGGATTTCAAATATATAGACGGAGAAAAAATAAAGATAATAAACACCTGTATTGATACAGGAGGACATCATACTAAGAGGACCTATGACTTTATAGCTCCCAGACAGAACTCTTTGAGAGTCTACGGAATAAAGGGGCGTGGTGGAGATGGGATCCCTATTATAAATAAGGTCAGAAAAGACAAGAAGAATATGATAGACCTGATACCTCTTGGTGTAAATGCACTGAAAGATCTTGTTTACTCAAGACTTAAGATAGAAAGTGGTCCTGGGGCCTGTTATTTTCCATCTAATCTGAATAGGAACTATGACATTAAGTATTTTATGGGGCTGACAGCAGAAGCAAAAGATATAAAAGACGGGAAAATAATATGGAAAAAGATTCGAGAGAGAAATGAACCTTTAGACCTTCGTAACTATGCAACGGCAGCCTTTGCACTTCTCAGGATAAACCTGGAGAGACTGGCTGAGGAAAGAGAGCTGAATAAAGGTCAAGAGGTAGGAAGCTATAAAACAGTCAAGGCCAGGCCTAAAAGATCGATAAGCAAGGGGGTCAAGTAG
- a CDS encoding site-specific DNA-methyltransferase yields MEIKKLKITEIVPYVNNAKEHPQEQINKIKASIQAFGFNDPIAIDENNVIIEGHGRLIALEQLGFQEVEVIRLDHLSEVEKKQYILAHNKLTMETGFNLEKLELELEAIKVSEGDLTLTGFNLDEIDDINLNLVDRARVGEIEEDEVPEIDLEREPFSRLGDFWKLGDHKLLCGDATNKDQVQLLMGEEKGQLVVTDPPYNVNYEGSTKEKLKIANDNLSGNEFYYFLLGSYSRVYESLEDGGGIYVFHADTEGINFRKAMVDAGFYFAQCCVWVKNSLVMGRQDYHWQHEPILVGWKPGKAHNWYSDRKQTTVWKFDRPSRNDIHPTMKPLNLIAYPIENSSKPGDIVIDLFGGSGSTLMACQELERKCRTMEIDPRYVDAIVKRYLASGREDITLMRDGKTYSLDEIRDDLLREDI; encoded by the coding sequence ATGGAAATCAAAAAGTTGAAGATTACAGAGATAGTTCCTTATGTCAACAATGCCAAGGAGCATCCCCAGGAACAGATAAACAAGATAAAGGCGAGTATCCAGGCCTTTGGGTTTAATGACCCCATTGCCATAGATGAAAACAATGTGATTATAGAGGGTCATGGAAGACTTATTGCTCTTGAACAATTGGGATTCCAAGAGGTAGAAGTAATAAGGCTTGATCATCTGAGTGAAGTAGAGAAAAAGCAGTATATCCTGGCTCATAATAAGCTAACGATGGAAACAGGATTTAATCTTGAAAAACTAGAGCTAGAACTTGAAGCAATAAAGGTATCTGAAGGAGATCTTACCCTTACAGGATTTAACCTGGATGAAATAGATGATATCAATCTCAATTTGGTTGATCGTGCTCGTGTAGGAGAAATAGAAGAGGACGAAGTTCCAGAGATAGACCTGGAAAGAGAGCCCTTTTCAAGATTGGGTGACTTCTGGAAATTGGGAGATCATAAACTTCTTTGTGGTGATGCTACAAATAAAGACCAAGTTCAACTACTTATGGGAGAAGAGAAAGGTCAGCTTGTAGTAACTGATCCTCCATACAATGTCAATTATGAGGGAAGCACAAAAGAGAAACTTAAAATAGCAAACGACAATTTATCAGGGAACGAATTCTATTATTTCTTACTTGGGTCTTATTCCAGGGTATATGAAAGCCTGGAAGATGGAGGAGGAATCTATGTATTTCATGCTGACACTGAAGGAATAAACTTCAGGAAGGCCATGGTGGATGCAGGATTCTATTTTGCTCAATGCTGTGTCTGGGTGAAGAACAGCTTAGTCATGGGAAGACAAGATTATCATTGGCAGCATGAACCTATATTGGTGGGATGGAAGCCAGGGAAAGCACATAATTGGTATTCAGATAGAAAACAGACTACAGTTTGGAAGTTTGACAGGCCATCAAGAAACGATATTCATCCTACTATGAAACCCCTCAACTTAATAGCCTATCCAATTGAAAATAGCTCCAAGCCCGGGGATATAGTCATAGATCTCTTTGGTGGAAGTGGGTCTACTCTTATGGCATGTCAGGAACTAGAAAGAAAGTGTAGGACCATGGAGATAGACCCAAGGTATGTGGATGCAATAGTTAAAAGATACCTTGCCAGTGGAAGGGAAGATATAACCTTGATGAGGGATGGAAAGACCTATTCTTTGGATGAGATAAGAGATGACCTTCTGAGGGAGGACATATAA